A stretch of Metabacillus sp. FJAT-52054 DNA encodes these proteins:
- the nuoK gene encoding NADH-quinone oxidoreductase subunit NuoK codes for MSSIPLSGYLVLALILFCIGLYGALTKRNTVIVLICMELMLNAVNLNLVAFSKLGAAPSITGQVFALFSITIAAAEAAVGLAILFALYRNRKSVAVDDYDSMKH; via the coding sequence ATGAGTTCGATCCCGCTATCCGGATACCTTGTTCTTGCGCTGATCCTGTTTTGTATCGGACTGTACGGCGCCCTGACGAAACGAAATACCGTGATTGTGCTGATCTGCATGGAGCTCATGCTGAATGCAGTAAACCTGAATCTGGTCGCCTTCAGCAAGCTTGGAGCGGCTCCTTCCATAACCGGCCAGGTCTTTGCGCTATTCTCCATTACGATTGCGGCGGCAGAAGCTGCGGTTGGACTGGCCATCCTTTTTGCCCTTTACCGCAACCGGAAGTCCGTCGCGGTGGATGATTATGATTCGATGAAGCATTAG
- a CDS encoding NADH-quinone oxidoreductase subunit J has protein sequence MISGEFSAFAILSLTAISGGILMLNVTKVVHMLISLVLTFVSIAGLYILLTAEFIAVVQILIYSGAITIIMLFGIMLTRKTDEEEPSAGRLKKGLVFASTAVFAVVMYIGIYRLDLNGDPAALHENNTEQIGVALFSKHIIPFELTSVLLLAALIGAIILAKKDEEKEEQS, from the coding sequence ATGATCTCAGGCGAGTTTTCCGCATTTGCCATCCTTTCACTGACGGCCATCTCAGGTGGAATTCTCATGCTGAATGTAACGAAGGTCGTTCATATGCTGATTTCCCTCGTGCTCACCTTTGTGAGCATCGCGGGACTTTACATTCTGCTCACGGCTGAATTCATTGCTGTTGTGCAAATCCTCATTTATTCAGGTGCCATCACCATCATCATGCTGTTTGGGATAATGCTGACCCGTAAAACAGATGAAGAAGAACCATCCGCCGGCCGCTTGAAAAAAGGGCTTGTGTTCGCTTCGACCGCCGTTTTTGCTGTCGTCATGTATATCGGCATTTACCGTCTCGATTTGAACGGCGATCCCGCTGCTCTTCATGAAAACAATACCGAGCAGATTGGGGTTGCGTTGTTTTCCAAGCACATCATCCCGTTTGAATTAACATCGGTGCTGCTCCTCGCTGCCCTGATTGGTGCCATTATTTTAGCGAAAAAGGATGAGGAAAAGGAGGAGCAGTCATGA
- the nuoI gene encoding NADH-quinone oxidoreductase subunit NuoI, with product MRGLGKGLSYTLKNLTKKKVTYDYPNEALMLPDRFRGIQKFYPEKCIVCNQCVNICPTDCISLTGKKHPDPTKKGKIIETYDINFEICILCDLCTEVCPTEAIVMTNHFELAEYSRDNLFKDMEWLDENDTHVRKENKVE from the coding sequence ATGCGGGGCTTAGGAAAAGGTCTTTCCTATACGCTGAAAAACCTGACGAAGAAAAAAGTAACGTATGATTATCCGAATGAAGCATTGATGCTGCCGGATCGGTTCCGGGGCATTCAGAAATTTTATCCAGAAAAATGCATTGTCTGCAATCAGTGTGTGAATATTTGCCCGACCGACTGCATCTCGCTAACCGGCAAGAAGCATCCTGACCCAACGAAAAAAGGAAAAATCATTGAGACGTATGACATCAATTTTGAAATTTGCATTCTCTGTGATTTGTGTACAGAGGTGTGCCCGACAGAGGCCATTGTCATGACGAATCACTTTGAGCTCGCGGAGTACAGCCGTGACAATCTTTTTAAAGACATGGAATGGCTGGATGAAAACGACACCCATGTCCGAAAGGAGAATAAGGTCGAATGA
- the nuoH gene encoding NADH-quinone oxidoreductase subunit NuoH — MMQDLISAQPSWLNFLAFFSLATLFLFVVLGFVTYGILAERKVMGFMQGRIGPNQVGGRWGLLQTVSDVLKLLLKEDTIPKLADRPLFILAPVIAFAPAFLVLAVIPFTDAFQFADIGVGLLYYIAISGLTTVGVVAGGWASNNKYSLLGGMRAAAQMISYEIPLVMSVIGVVLLSGSLNLNEIVAAQENVWFIFVQPIGFLVFLIASVAELNRTPFDLPEAESELVAGYHVEYSGFRWAFFMLSEYVYFFAMASLTTVLFLGGWHEVPFLGFIPGAVWFALKFSVIVFILIWFRVTFPRLRADQLMEFGWKVLLPVALANIFITALVKELFFR; from the coding sequence ATGATGCAGGATCTGATTTCCGCCCAGCCAAGCTGGCTGAATTTCCTCGCCTTTTTTTCACTCGCCACGCTGTTTCTATTTGTCGTACTTGGATTCGTTACGTACGGCATTCTTGCTGAACGGAAGGTAATGGGGTTCATGCAGGGACGGATCGGCCCAAATCAGGTAGGGGGAAGATGGGGGCTGCTTCAAACAGTTTCTGATGTGCTGAAGCTGCTGCTGAAGGAGGACACCATTCCAAAGCTTGCGGACCGGCCGCTCTTCATTCTTGCTCCTGTAATTGCCTTTGCACCTGCTTTTCTTGTTCTGGCCGTCATTCCGTTCACGGATGCCTTTCAATTTGCGGACATCGGTGTCGGCCTGCTCTATTACATTGCCATTTCGGGTTTAACGACGGTCGGCGTCGTTGCTGGTGGCTGGGCTTCGAACAATAAATATTCCCTCCTCGGCGGAATGAGGGCAGCCGCCCAGATGATTTCCTATGAAATTCCGCTCGTGATGAGTGTCATCGGCGTCGTTCTGTTATCCGGCAGCCTGAATTTAAATGAAATCGTTGCTGCCCAGGAAAATGTCTGGTTTATTTTTGTCCAGCCAATTGGCTTTCTTGTCTTCCTGATCGCTTCGGTAGCGGAGCTGAACCGGACGCCATTTGATCTGCCTGAAGCGGAATCGGAGCTGGTTGCCGGATACCATGTCGAATACTCCGGCTTCAGATGGGCGTTTTTCATGCTCTCTGAATATGTGTACTTTTTCGCGATGGCATCCCTCACAACCGTCCTGTTTTTAGGCGGCTGGCATGAGGTGCCGTTCCTCGGCTTCATCCCGGGTGCGGTCTGGTTTGCGCTAAAATTCAGCGTCATCGTCTTTATCCTGATCTGGTTCCGGGTCACCTTTCCGAGACTTCGTGCCGATCAGCTGATGGAATTTGGCTGGAAGGTGCTGCTCCCGGTAGCACTGGCCAATATATTTATCACGGCGCTCGTGAAAGAATTATTTTTCCGATAG
- a CDS encoding NADH-quinone oxidoreductase subunit D has protein sequence MIRTEEMLLNVGPQHPSTHGVFRLVIKIDGEIIKEATPVIGYLHRGTEKLAENLQYTQIIPYTDRMDYLSAMTNNYVICHAVETMAGITPPDRAEYLRILAMELGRVASHLVWWGTYLLDIGAVSPFLYAFREREMIINLLTELSGARLTFNYMRVGGVKWDAPDGWLEKIEEFVPYMREQLKGYHDLVTGNEIFLNRVKDVGIYTKEEAIEYSLSGANLRCTGVEWDLRKHEPYSIYDRFDFDIPVRTRGDAFARYECRMAEIEESLKIIEQAVAQFPAEGPIMAKVPKIIKPPKGETYVRIESPRGEIGCYIASEGKKEPYRLKFRRPSFYNLQILPKLLEGENMANLITILGAIDIVLGEVDG, from the coding sequence ATGATCCGCACGGAAGAAATGCTATTGAATGTCGGCCCGCAGCATCCGAGTACCCACGGTGTTTTTCGGCTAGTCATTAAAATTGACGGCGAAATCATAAAAGAAGCCACCCCGGTCATCGGCTACCTGCACAGGGGGACGGAAAAGCTTGCTGAGAATCTGCAGTACACCCAGATCATTCCTTACACGGACCGGATGGATTACTTGTCGGCGATGACGAACAATTATGTCATCTGTCATGCAGTGGAGACGATGGCGGGGATCACACCGCCGGACCGGGCTGAATATTTGCGGATCCTTGCCATGGAGCTTGGCCGTGTTGCAAGCCACCTCGTCTGGTGGGGAACGTATCTGCTCGATATCGGGGCGGTCAGTCCATTTCTGTACGCCTTCCGTGAGCGGGAAATGATTATTAATCTATTAACCGAGCTTTCCGGCGCCCGGCTGACCTTTAACTATATGAGGGTTGGAGGGGTGAAGTGGGACGCGCCGGATGGATGGCTTGAGAAGATTGAAGAATTTGTTCCATACATGCGGGAGCAGCTGAAGGGCTACCACGATCTCGTGACGGGCAACGAAATTTTTCTCAACCGTGTAAAAGATGTGGGGATTTATACGAAAGAAGAAGCGATTGAGTACTCCCTGAGCGGGGCAAACCTGCGCTGTACGGGAGTGGAATGGGATTTGCGGAAGCATGAGCCATATTCGATATACGACCGGTTTGATTTTGACATTCCTGTCAGGACGAGGGGAGATGCGTTTGCCCGGTACGAATGCCGGATGGCCGAAATCGAAGAATCCTTGAAAATCATCGAACAGGCCGTTGCGCAGTTTCCGGCGGAAGGTCCGATTATGGCGAAGGTGCCGAAGATCATTAAGCCGCCTAAAGGTGAGACGTACGTCCGGATTGAGTCGCCGAGAGGAGAAATCGGCTGCTATATCGCCTCTGAAGGAAAAAAAGAACCGTACCGCTTAAAATTCAGAAGGCCTTCCTTTTATAATCTGCAAATCCTTCCAAAGCTTCTGGAGGGCGAAAACATGGCAAACCTCATAACCATACTAGGGGCGATTGACATCGTTCTCGGGGAGGTAGATGGCTGA
- a CDS encoding NADH-quinone oxidoreductase subunit C — translation MTDRQDLERLKKEAAEKAKLAAKKKMEERKLNEEAAVSIEKDKTELEEDALALAKKKAAAAAKAKAAALVKQQRTNGEETPEEDAVALAKKKAAAAAKAKAAALAKQQRTNGEETPEEDAVALAKKKAAAAAKAKAAALAKQQRTNGEETPEEDAVALAKKKAAAAAKAKAAALAKQQRTNGEETPEEDAVALAKKKAAAAAKAKAAALAKQQRTNGEETPEEDAMAIAKKKAAAAAKAKAAAAAKTSRTEPLSDEEAAKEKAKAVAAAKAKAAAAAKAKLAVKEIEEVKEETPSIHQPRLDRTVALLTAAFGADCLEDAFINRLSKEVPTIVVKRERYLEAATLLRHHEDTSFDFLSEMHGTDFQTHMEIFLYLFSYTHHHALVLKTKMDRDQPVVESVANLWRGADWPERETFDLLGIQFTNHPNLKRIMLPDEWVGHPLRKDYEPHDVEV, via the coding sequence ATGACAGATAGGCAAGACTTAGAACGCTTAAAAAAAGAAGCAGCCGAAAAAGCAAAGCTCGCTGCCAAGAAAAAAATGGAGGAACGGAAGCTGAATGAAGAAGCCGCCGTTTCCATCGAAAAGGACAAGACCGAATTGGAAGAAGACGCCCTCGCTTTAGCGAAAAAGAAAGCGGCCGCAGCAGCCAAAGCAAAAGCCGCCGCCCTCGTAAAGCAGCAGCGGACCAACGGTGAGGAAACACCAGAGGAAGACGCCGTAGCCCTCGCGAAGAAAAAAGCAGCCGCAGCAGCCAAAGCAAAAGCCGCAGCCCTCGCAAAACAGCAGCGGACCAACGGTGAGGAAACACCAGAGGAAGACGCCGTAGCCCTCGCGAAGAAAAAAGCAGCCGCCGCAGCCAAAGCAAAGGCCGCAGCCCTCGCAAAACAGCAGCGGACCAACGGTGAGGAAACGCCGGAGGAAGACGCCGTAGCCCTCGCGAAGAAAAAAGCAGCCGCCGCAGCCAAAGCTAAAGCCGCAGCCCTCGCAAAACAGCAGCGGACCAACGGTGAGGAAACGCCAGAGGAAGACGCCGTAGCCCTTGCAAAGAAAAAAGCGGCCGCCGCAGCCAAAGCAAAAGCCGCCGCACTCGCAAAGCAGCAGCGGACCAACGGTGAGGAAACGCCAGAGGAAGATGCCATGGCCATCGCGAAGAAAAAAGCGGCCGCAGCAGCAAAGGCAAAGGCTGCGGCAGCAGCTAAGACGTCAAGAACCGAGCCGCTTTCAGATGAGGAGGCGGCAAAGGAGAAGGCAAAGGCGGTTGCTGCTGCGAAAGCGAAGGCCGCCGCGGCTGCTAAGGCGAAGCTTGCCGTGAAGGAGATCGAGGAGGTAAAGGAAGAAACGCCATCCATTCACCAGCCGAGGCTTGACCGTACAGTAGCTCTATTGACGGCAGCCTTTGGAGCAGATTGTCTGGAGGACGCCTTCATTAACCGTCTTTCAAAAGAGGTGCCGACGATTGTGGTGAAGCGGGAGCGCTATTTAGAGGCGGCTACTCTGCTGAGGCACCATGAGGATACGTCGTTTGATTTTCTTTCAGAGATGCACGGAACGGATTTTCAGACGCATATGGAAATTTTCCTGTATTTGTTCTCATATACCCATCATCATGCACTCGTTTTGAAAACGAAAATGGATCGGGATCAGCCGGTGGTGGAGTCGGTCGCCAATTTGTGGCGGGGGGCGGATTGGCCGGAGCGGGAGACGTTTGATCTCCTGGGCATCCAGTTCACGAACCACCCGAATTTAAAGCGGATCATGCTGCCGGATGAATGGGTGGGCCATCCGTTGAGGAAAGATTATGAACCGCATGATGTGGAGGTGTAG
- a CDS encoding NADH-quinone oxidoreductase subunit B, producing MDLKLENLPPGELEQIRQSVFLSTLEELKAWARSNSLWPLTFGLACCAIEMMGVGASHYDLDRFGSFFRTSPRQSDVMIVSGTVTKKMAPILKRLYDQMPEPKWVIAMGSCATAGGPYIKSYAVVKGVDQIVPVDVYIPGCPPNPAALIYGINKLKEKIRYEAKTGKRVL from the coding sequence ATGGACTTAAAGCTCGAAAACCTTCCTCCAGGAGAGCTGGAGCAAATCAGACAAAGTGTCTTCTTAAGCACCTTGGAAGAGCTCAAAGCATGGGCACGAAGCAACTCGCTCTGGCCGCTCACATTCGGTCTGGCCTGCTGTGCCATTGAAATGATGGGGGTCGGTGCATCCCATTATGATTTAGATCGATTCGGTTCCTTCTTCCGCACCTCGCCAAGGCAGTCAGATGTCATGATTGTCTCGGGAACGGTCACGAAGAAAATGGCCCCGATCTTAAAACGGCTTTACGATCAGATGCCAGAGCCAAAATGGGTCATCGCCATGGGCTCCTGTGCGACAGCGGGCGGACCTTACATCAAATCCTATGCCGTCGTTAAAGGCGTCGATCAAATTGTACCAGTGGACGTCTACATCCCTGGCTGTCCGCCAAACCCTGCAGCCCTTATTTATGGGATCAACAAGCTGAAAGAAAAAATCCGTTACGAGGCGAAAACCGGAAAGCGGGTGCTCTAA
- a CDS encoding NADH-quinone oxidoreductase subunit A: MESLYPYWNNYLIVVGFLLLGLLLPAIALTIGRVLRPHAPTQAKMTTYESGIEPFHDSRIQFNVRYYIFALLFVIFDVETVFMYPWAVAYEKLGIFALIEMLIFVVMLLIGLLYAWKKGVLKWT; this comes from the coding sequence ATGGAATCACTTTATCCATATTGGAATAATTATTTAATTGTCGTTGGTTTTCTTTTACTCGGTTTGCTTCTTCCTGCCATTGCCCTGACAATCGGACGGGTTCTTCGTCCTCACGCTCCCACACAAGCTAAGATGACCACCTATGAAAGCGGGATTGAACCCTTTCATGACTCCAGAATTCAATTTAATGTCCGCTATTACATATTTGCCCTGCTGTTCGTTATTTTCGATGTTGAGACCGTCTTTATGTATCCATGGGCAGTAGCCTATGAAAAATTGGGGATTTTCGCGCTGATTGAAATGCTGATCTTTGTCGTGATGCTGCTGATCGGCTTGCTTTATGCATGGAAAAAGGGGGTGCTCAAATGGACTTAA
- a CDS encoding F0F1 ATP synthase subunit epsilon encodes MKTVQVNVVTPDGPVYDAEVEMVSVKAQSGELGILPGHVPMVAPLKIGAVRLKKGSSTELVAVSGGFIEVRPDNVTILAQAAEAAENIDLDRAQASKERAERRLNQKTADMDSHRAQLALSRAINRIDIKNNRI; translated from the coding sequence ATGAAGACAGTACAAGTCAATGTCGTTACTCCTGATGGCCCAGTTTACGATGCGGAAGTGGAAATGGTCAGTGTAAAAGCTCAAAGCGGTGAGCTTGGAATCCTGCCTGGACACGTTCCGATGGTTGCTCCCCTTAAAATAGGAGCGGTTCGCCTGAAAAAAGGAAGCAGCACGGAACTCGTGGCTGTTAGCGGGGGATTCATTGAAGTCCGCCCGGATAACGTAACGATTTTAGCTCAGGCTGCAGAAGCTGCTGAGAATATCGATCTTGATCGTGCTCAAGCATCAAAAGAGCGCGCAGAACGCCGTCTGAATCAGAAGACAGCGGATATGGATTCTCATCGTGCCCAACTGGCACTAAGCCGAGCGATTAACCGAATTGACATAAAAAACAATCGTATATAA
- the atpD gene encoding F0F1 ATP synthase subunit beta, translating to MMKGRVIQVMGPVVDVKFESGHLPKIYNALTIKQAAKSEADASFSLTLEVALHLGDDTVRTIAMASTDGLQRNTEVTDTGSPIVVPVGDITLGRVFNVLGENIDLDAPIAAESRRDPIHRQAPTFEHLSTEVEILETGIKVVDLLAPYIKGGKIGLFGGAGVGKTVLIQELINNIAQEHGGISVFAGVGERTREGNDLYHEMTDSGVIKKTAMVFGQMNEPPGARMRVALTGLTMAEYFRDDQGQDVLFFMDNIFRFTQAGSEVSALLGRMPSAVGYQPTLATEMGQLQERITSTNVGSVTSIQAIYVPADDYTDPAPATTFAHLDATTNLERKLSEMGIYPAVDPLASTSRALSPEIVGEEHYNVARQVQQTLQKYKELQDIIAILGMDELSEEDKLVVQRARRIQFFLSQNFHVAEQFTGQKGSYVPVKETVKGFKEILDGKYDHLPEDAFRLVGRIEEVVESAKGMGVEV from the coding sequence ATCATGAAAGGACGCGTTATACAGGTTATGGGTCCCGTCGTTGACGTAAAGTTCGAAAGCGGACACCTGCCGAAGATTTACAACGCTCTTACAATTAAGCAAGCTGCAAAAAGCGAAGCTGATGCATCCTTCTCACTTACTTTGGAGGTTGCCCTTCATCTTGGTGATGATACCGTACGTACGATTGCAATGGCATCGACTGACGGATTGCAGCGTAACACAGAAGTAACGGACACAGGTTCACCGATTGTTGTTCCTGTTGGAGATATCACGCTTGGACGTGTATTCAACGTACTTGGAGAAAACATCGATTTGGATGCTCCAATTGCTGCTGAATCCCGCCGTGATCCAATTCACAGACAGGCACCTACTTTTGAACATCTTTCCACAGAAGTAGAAATTCTTGAAACAGGAATCAAGGTTGTTGATTTGCTTGCTCCTTACATCAAGGGCGGTAAGATCGGTTTGTTCGGAGGAGCGGGTGTAGGTAAAACCGTTCTGATCCAGGAACTAATCAACAACATCGCACAAGAGCACGGAGGTATCTCCGTATTCGCTGGTGTTGGAGAGCGTACACGTGAAGGTAATGACCTTTACCATGAAATGACGGATTCCGGCGTTATCAAGAAAACAGCCATGGTATTCGGACAAATGAACGAGCCGCCTGGAGCACGTATGCGTGTTGCCTTGACTGGTTTGACAATGGCTGAATATTTCCGTGACGATCAAGGACAGGACGTTCTTTTCTTCATGGATAACATCTTCCGCTTCACGCAAGCAGGTTCTGAGGTTTCCGCCCTTCTTGGACGTATGCCTTCTGCCGTTGGTTACCAGCCGACACTTGCAACAGAGATGGGTCAGCTTCAAGAGCGTATCACATCTACTAACGTAGGTTCTGTAACATCCATTCAAGCGATCTATGTACCAGCCGATGACTATACGGATCCGGCTCCTGCTACAACGTTCGCTCACTTGGATGCAACAACAAACCTTGAGCGTAAATTGTCTGAGATGGGTATCTACCCTGCGGTAGATCCGCTTGCTTCCACTTCACGCGCGCTTTCTCCTGAGATTGTGGGAGAAGAGCACTACAACGTGGCACGTCAAGTTCAGCAGACACTTCAAAAATATAAAGAGCTGCAGGATATCATCGCGATTCTTGGTATGGATGAGCTTTCTGAAGAAGATAAATTGGTTGTACAGCGTGCGCGCCGTATCCAGTTCTTCCTTTCTCAGAACTTCCACGTAGCTGAACAGTTTACAGGACAAAAAGGTTCTTATGTGCCGGTTAAAGAAACCGTTAAAGGCTTCAAAGAAATCCTTGACGGCAAGTACGACCACCTTCCAGAAGATGCTTTCCGCCTTGTTGGACGCATTGAAGAAGTTGTGGAAAGCGCTAAAGGCATGGGTGTTGAAGTCTAA
- the atpG gene encoding ATP synthase F1 subunit gamma yields the protein MASLRDIKSKITSTKKTSQITKAMEMVSAAKLNRAENNAKSFVPYMNKMQEVVSNVANGISGARHSMLLSRPVKKTGYLVITSDRGLAGAFNSSVLRAVYQTIQKRHSSSDEYAVIAIGKIGRDFFKRRGITVARDIVSLGDEPSFSDIKNIASETVGMYEDETFDELYLFYNHYVSAIQQDVTEKKLLPLTDISAEGKRTSYEFEPDEDEILEVLLPQYAESLIYGALLDSKASEHAARMTAMKNATDNAKELISSYTLTFNRARQAAITQEITEIVGGAAALE from the coding sequence TTGGCATCATTACGTGATATTAAATCAAAAATCACTTCGACGAAAAAGACGAGTCAAATCACGAAGGCAATGGAAATGGTTTCGGCTGCAAAGCTTAACCGTGCTGAGAACAATGCGAAATCATTCGTTCCTTACATGAACAAGATGCAGGAAGTTGTATCGAATGTGGCAAACGGGATTTCCGGTGCGCGCCATTCCATGCTTCTATCACGTCCGGTTAAGAAAACGGGCTATCTTGTGATTACGTCTGACCGCGGACTTGCAGGTGCTTTCAACAGCAGTGTTCTGCGCGCTGTCTACCAAACCATCCAGAAACGCCATTCATCCAGTGATGAATACGCAGTGATTGCAATCGGAAAAATCGGCCGTGATTTCTTTAAACGCCGCGGTATTACGGTAGCCCGTGATATTGTGTCCCTTGGAGATGAGCCAAGCTTTTCCGATATCAAGAACATTGCAAGCGAAACGGTAGGCATGTATGAAGATGAGACATTCGATGAACTGTATCTCTTCTACAACCACTACGTCAGTGCTATTCAGCAGGACGTAACCGAGAAAAAACTGCTGCCGCTGACTGACATTTCAGCTGAAGGCAAACGTACTTCTTACGAATTCGAGCCGGATGAGGACGAAATCCTTGAAGTGCTTCTTCCTCAGTATGCAGAAAGCTTGATCTACGGAGCGCTTTTAGACAGTAAGGCGTCTGAGCATGCTGCCCGTATGACAGCGATGAAAAATGCAACGGACAATGCCAAGGAATTAATCAGCAGCTACACACTTACTTTCAACCGCGCACGCCAGGCAGCCATCACTCAGGAAATTACCGAGATTGTCGGCGGAGCCGCTGCGCTCGAATAG
- the atpA gene encoding F0F1 ATP synthase subunit alpha, whose protein sequence is MSIKAEEISALIKKQIETYQSEIEVSDVGTVIQVGDGIARAHGLDNVMAGELVEFSNGVLGMAQNLEESNVGIVILGPYKEIREGDEVKRTGRIMEVPVGEALIGRVVNPLGQPVDGLGPIETTKTRPIEGPAPGVMDRKSVHEPLQTGIKAIDALVPIGRGQRELIIGDRQTGKTSVAIDTILNQKDQDMVCVYVAIGQKESTVRGVVETLRKHGALDYTIVVTASASQPAPLLYLAPYAGVTMGEEFMYNGKHVLVVYDDLSKQAAAYRELSLLLRRPPGREAYPGDVFYVHSRLLERAAKLSDAKGAGSLTALPFVETQAGDISAYIPTNVISITDGQIFLQSDLFFSGVRPAINAGLSVSRVGGSAQIKAMKSVAGTLRLDLASFRELEAFAQFGSDLDKATQAKLARGARTVEVLKQDLHKPLKVEKQVAILYALTKGHLDDIPVQDINRFENELYAYLDQNNADLLEQIRTSGKLPADEAIVSAITGFKKTFVVSE, encoded by the coding sequence ATGAGCATCAAAGCTGAAGAAATTAGTGCTCTGATAAAAAAGCAGATTGAAACCTATCAGTCTGAAATCGAAGTTAGTGATGTAGGTACAGTTATCCAGGTTGGTGACGGTATCGCTCGTGCTCATGGCCTCGACAATGTCATGGCTGGAGAACTTGTTGAGTTTTCAAACGGCGTTTTGGGAATGGCCCAAAACCTGGAGGAAAGCAATGTTGGTATCGTTATTCTTGGACCTTACAAAGAAATCCGTGAAGGCGATGAAGTAAAACGTACTGGACGCATCATGGAGGTTCCTGTAGGTGAAGCGCTTATCGGGCGTGTAGTAAACCCGCTTGGACAGCCTGTTGACGGACTTGGTCCGATTGAAACAACAAAAACCCGTCCAATCGAAGGTCCGGCTCCTGGAGTAATGGATCGTAAATCCGTTCATGAGCCTTTGCAAACTGGTATTAAAGCGATCGATGCTCTTGTTCCGATTGGCCGCGGCCAGCGTGAGCTGATCATCGGAGACCGTCAAACAGGTAAAACATCTGTTGCAATTGATACCATCCTAAATCAAAAAGATCAGGATATGGTCTGTGTGTACGTGGCAATCGGCCAAAAAGAATCCACTGTCCGCGGTGTTGTTGAAACACTTCGCAAGCACGGAGCTCTTGATTACACAATCGTTGTAACGGCATCTGCTTCCCAGCCAGCTCCTCTTCTTTACCTTGCTCCTTATGCAGGTGTAACAATGGGTGAGGAATTTATGTACAATGGCAAGCACGTATTGGTTGTTTACGATGACCTTTCCAAACAGGCAGCTGCTTACCGTGAGCTTTCCTTGCTTCTTCGCCGTCCTCCGGGCCGTGAAGCATATCCAGGGGATGTATTCTACGTGCATTCACGCTTGCTTGAGCGTGCTGCAAAGCTTAGCGATGCAAAAGGCGCTGGCTCTCTGACAGCTCTTCCATTCGTTGAAACACAAGCGGGAGATATCTCAGCTTACATTCCAACGAACGTAATTTCCATCACAGACGGACAGATTTTCCTTCAGTCCGACTTGTTCTTCTCAGGCGTACGTCCTGCGATCAACGCTGGTCTTTCTGTATCCCGTGTTGGTGGATCGGCTCAAATTAAAGCAATGAAGAGTGTAGCAGGTACACTGCGTCTTGACCTTGCTTCTTTCCGTGAGCTAGAAGCATTTGCTCAATTCGGTTCTGATCTGGATAAAGCAACGCAGGCAAAACTTGCCCGCGGAGCGCGTACAGTTGAAGTTCTGAAGCAGGACCTTCATAAACCGCTTAAAGTTGAAAAGCAGGTTGCGATTCTTTATGCCCTCACTAAAGGCCATTTAGATGACATTCCAGTACAGGACATCAACCGCTTTGAAAACGAATTGTATGCATACCTTGATCAAAACAATGCTGATCTGCTTGAACAAATCCGTACATCCGGAAAACTTCCTGCTGATGAAGCAATCGTTTCTGCGATCACAGGCTTTAAAAAGACATTCGTTGTTTCTGAATAA
- a CDS encoding F0F1 ATP synthase subunit delta: protein MSSILVSKRYASALFEIAKETKMLDQFEDDLTAVKEVFKQNPKLMVLLQHPKLDMQKKKELVKEGFGTLTTPVLNTLYLLVERHRVDSIPEIAGEFARLANEARGLEDAVVYSVRLLSEKELSELSAAFAKKIGKTSLRLKNVIDQSLIGGVKLKIGNRIFDGSVSGKLARIEKQLVTK, encoded by the coding sequence ATGAGCAGCATCCTTGTTTCCAAACGTTATGCATCCGCACTTTTTGAAATTGCCAAGGAAACAAAAATGCTTGATCAGTTCGAAGATGATTTGACAGCTGTTAAGGAAGTATTTAAGCAAAACCCTAAGCTGATGGTTCTGCTTCAGCATCCTAAGCTGGACATGCAAAAGAAAAAAGAGCTTGTTAAAGAAGGGTTCGGAACTTTAACAACTCCTGTTTTAAATACGCTCTACCTTTTAGTTGAGCGCCACCGTGTTGATAGTATCCCTGAAATTGCAGGAGAGTTTGCAAGACTTGCAAACGAAGCCCGCGGTTTAGAGGATGCAGTCGTATACTCTGTGCGTCTGCTCAGTGAAAAAGAACTTTCCGAACTATCCGCAGCATTTGCGAAAAAAATCGGTAAAACGTCATTGAGGCTGAAAAACGTAATCGATCAATCCCTGATCGGCGGCGTGAAGCTGAAAATCGGCAACCGTATTTTTGACGGAAGCGTAAGCGGCAAACTTGCACGAATCGAGAAACAGCTCGTTACAAAATAG